From a single Paramisgurnus dabryanus chromosome 17, PD_genome_1.1, whole genome shotgun sequence genomic region:
- the grem1b gene encoding gremlin-1 produces the protein MMTASLRICALLLICVLVSNLAESKRNRGAIPHPDKNNPNESDQQSRSQPGSGSRGRSRGSSVSAEEVLESSQEALHVTERRYLKRDWCKTQPLKQTIHEEGCTSRTIINRFCYGQCNSFYIPRHVRREEGAFQSCSFCKPKRFSTMTFTLNCPDQQPPTRKKRVQRVKQCRCVSIELD, from the coding sequence ATGATGACCGCATCTCTCCGCATCTGCGCGCTCCTTCTCATCTGCGTCCTCGTGTCGAATCTCGCCGAATCCAAACGGAATCGCGGAGCGATTCCTCATCCCGACAAGAACAATCCCAACGAGTCGGACCAGCAGTCTCGGTCTCAGCCCGGCTCGGGCTCGAGAGGCAGAAGTCGAGGTTCGTCCGTGTCCGCCGAAGAGGTTCTGGAGTCCAGTCAGGAGGCTTTACACGTCACCGAGCGCCGGTACCTAAAGCGGGACTGGTGTAAGACACAGCCGCTCAAACAGACGATCCACGAGGAGGGCTGCACGAGCCGAACCATCATCAACCGGTTCTGTTACGGACAGTGTAACTCGTTTTACATCCCGCGGCACGTGCGGCGCGAGGAGGGCGCGTTTCAGTCCTGCTCGTTCTGTAAACCCAAAAGATTCAGCACCATGACCTTCACCCTTAACTGTCCCGACCAACAACCACCGACCCGCAAGAAACGAGTCCAACGGGTCAAACAGTGCCGCTGTGTTTCCATAGAGCTGGACTGA